Below is a genomic region from Brassica oleracea var. oleracea cultivar TO1000 chromosome C9, BOL, whole genome shotgun sequence.
GGTGATCCTATCTCGCCGTACCTCTTTGTAATTTGTACCGAGATGCTCATGCAAATGCTAAGAAGAGCTGAGCAGAGAAGAGAGATTACGGGTTTGAAGGTGGCTAGGGGAGCCCCGACGATCTCCCATTTGCTGTATGCAGACGATCATCTTTTCTATTAAAAAGGAAGTACGGTGGAGCTAGACAACTTACTGAATCTTCTGAGCAACTACAGCCTAGCCTCTGGTCAGCGGATCAATCATCAGAAGTCATGTATTTACTTCGGAAAGAATATTCCGCAGGAGAGAAGGGACCAGATTAAGGCTAAGATGGGGATAGAGCAGGAAGGAGGAGAGGGAACTTACCTAGGGCTCCCAGAAGCTTTTGGTGGGTCCAAGGTTTCGATCCTTAGTTATCTGAAAGACAGAATGCGTGAGAGGGTTCAGGGCTGGCAGACGAGGTTCCTTTCATCGGCTGGCAAAGAGGTGATGCTGAAAGCTGTCGCTCTTGCCCTCCCAACGTACACGATGGCGTGCTTCCTGTTACCCAAAACGGTCTGCAAGAAGATTGTTTCCATTATGTCGGAATTCTGGTGGAAAAACAAGCTGGAAAGCAGAGGTATTTATTGGAAGAGCTGGGATCATATGTGTAAGCCGAAAGCAAATGGGGGTTTAGGTTTCAAAGATATCGAGGCATTTAATCTAGCATTGCTAGGGAAACAACTGTGGAGAATGTTGTCTGTTAAGGACTCTCTGTTCACTCGAGTCTTCAAGAGCAGGTACTTTGCAAAGTCTGATCCGCTGAGCGCAGGATTAGGATCGCGGCCATCTTACGCTTGGCGAAGCATCCATGCAGCACAAAAGCTGATTCAACAAGGGGCTCGAGTTTTGATAGGCAGTGGAGAGGATACAAAAGTATTCCAAGATTCATGGATTGGTCAGCAACCAGCAAGAAGAGCACAGGTGGTGAGGTGGAACAGTCGGGACTCAAGACAATACCTTCGCCACAATCTAAGAGTAAGGGAGCTGTTGATCAACCAGGGAAGTGAGTGGAACATGGAGCTTTTGACAAGAATTTTCCCAGATGATGAAGCGAGAAATATATCAAAGATCAGAACATGTGGGAATGGCAGTAAGGATATCTACATCTGGGATTACAACAAAAAAAGGCACTACAAGGTCAAATCTGGTTATTGGGTTCAAGTCAATGTCCTTGATAGATCTGCAGCAGTGGAGATTGATCAACCAAGTCTAGACCATCTATTCTAGTTAGCGTGGAGCACAGAAACAAGTCCCAAAGTCCATCATTTCTTGTGGCGGTGCATTAGTAATCTGCTACCAGTCGCAGGGAATCTGGCTAGAAGACATATCGCAAAAGAAGCTGGGTGTCTTAGATGTGGCTGTGATACCGAAAATGTCAATCATGTTCTCTTTCAGTGTCCTTTTGCACGCTTGGTGTGGGCACTGTCACCTATTCTGGCCCCTCCAGAAGGTATTATAATGAACTCTTTGTACTCGAATATCTATCATGTTCTCAATATAAAGAAGGAATATCCGAGAGAAGATATACAAGCAGAGATAGTGCCTTGGATATTATGGCGCCTGTGGAAAAACAGGAACGAGCTGCTGTTTAAAGGGAAAGAATTTGAGGCAGGGAGTCTTATTCTGAAAGCTCGAGAAGATCTAGAGGAATGGCAAGGAAGCTGTCAGGCGAAGATAACTGCGGCTGAGAAAATTGAGGCTAAGAGAGCTACCACTTCTGTCCAAACACATACTTGGAAGCCACCCCCCACTGATTGGTTGAAATGCAATAGTGATGGAGCTTGGCATCAGAATAGAGAGACCAGTGGGCTAGGTTGGATTTGTAGAGACGCGATTGGTCATGTGTTATGGGCAGAGGCGAGAGCGGTAACAAAGATGGACTCATCTATCCTTACGGAGGCTGAAGCGTTGAGATGGGGAGCAGAAACTTTGGCAGGGTTTGGGTATAAGAATGTCATCTTCGAAACTGATTCTCTGTCATTAGTTAAGATGATAAATGGGAATGAGGAGGTCTGGCCGGTTCTGCAACCAACTGTCGAGATGATTCGCCATGCTTTGTTACGGATTCAGAGTTATGAAGTGCGGTTCTATCCTAGAGGAGGAAATAAGGCTGCTGACAGAATAGCAAAGGAAACTATCACTTTTGTGTTTAATGTTCCCCAGTTATATTCTGTAGTGCCATTGTGGTTGAATTATCATGTGAGGTCTGATAAAACAGTATACACAAGCAATATTGGCTAATGAAAGTATTTGATGAGTTAAAAAAAAAAAAAAAAGCAACTATCAGATGTTACAAGGCCTTGTCTTTTTTTTCTGGTTTGAGCAAGTTATAAGGCCTTATCTTTTTAGCACTTCTCCTTCGTTTTATTCTTTTAACTTCTTGTTCAGAAAGGTAGGCTTCTCTTCAGATAAAGGAAAACAGCAAGGCGTTTGGTTATGCAATGTCAAAACAACATGATGACTTGACATTAAAGGTGGGTAGGGTCCGTAGGGATGTGTAAGCCACTCATTTCTGCATGTCTCATGATTGTTCAATTTGAAAGTTAACATACTTTAGAAAATTAAAGGGGTCTCTAATAGCATTGGTTATGAATCATGGTGGAAGATGATTCAAGCATTATCTACAGATTATTCGTTGTTTTGCTCAAAAGAAGAATGAAATGTCTGATTAGAACAATTAATTTCTATATATTATAAGTATTTTATGAATGCCTCGTTCGTTTTGTCCGAGTATCGTTTGATGCATTAATGCAGCTTTTTAATCTTTAACTAGTCTTTGATCCGCGCCGTCATTTTTGATAAAAATAAATAATTTATATACATTTTAATATTATAGATATATATTATTTACTATATATATATATATTATATGACATGTCTACACATAACATTATTATTGTTTATACGTTGTAATTTTAAGTGTCCCTATAATAAATTATTTTAGTTGTTTGTTTATCTGAATTAGTGTTTTTAAAAATCGAACTGATCTGGTGGTTGGTCCAAGTTCGACCTTGAACCGGTCATGTAGTCGGATTGGATCCAGTCATTGGTTTGACCATGAGTCATATTGGATCTCAAAGTTATTGAATTTAATAAAAAATATTAAAACGATCAGAATTCTATAAACCAACCATATGAACAAAAAATAGTTTATATTTATAGAGTTTTATATTTGATATTTATATATAATTTAATTATGTATGATATTTACTATTTTACATTTTAAACTGTGGTCTAAATAAATATTCGGTTTGAGTTCCAGTCCAGTTTTAAAAACATTGATATGCATGTATTTGTACATTGTAAAAATTTGGAATATAAATTAAAACAATATATAGGAACATATATATAAAACACATTATATATTATATGTTATAATGGTGAAACTCTTATTTTATTTTTCATATAATTTCACTATTGTAAATCCATTTTGGTATATATATTAGTCTAATCCACAGAGGTTTAATTAACATATTAATAAATCATATTAGTAAAATAATTTATAAGTAAATAAATGGGCCAATGTATACATTAGAATAGCCTATTAACATAAACTGCCAGATTAAATAGCTAAGGTAAATTTTAAAAAGTAAATAAATGGACCACTGTTACGAAAGTAAACAAAAGCGGCCACCGTAATGTTTGAAATAATTAAAGATGTGGGTCCCGCTGCACTATTTGCACAGTAAATTTTCTTCTATATATACGAACGTTTGCGTTCGTTTATAATGCACACCTAAAAACACTTCTATTCTATTCTCTCTCTGTATCAGTGTTGTTTCTTTCTACGGGTATAAAATTTTGCCCTTATTTAAATTCCTGCGATACAAATAAATTCCAGTTCTTTTTATAACAGGTTGAACTTATTTCTACATTTTACGATTTAATTGTTTAGCAATATTTATATTAAAACCATTAATATTATATATGCTATAATATTATAGGTGAAATACACACGTGCTTTTAATCACAAGTATACGATTTTGAAACATGACAGGATTGTCTTTTTGTTACATGTAATGTTAAAGGGATGGATCATCAAGGATCATATTGCTATTATTCAAAAAGTTCTACTCAAACTTTGTCATAATCAAAATCTTCAATAAGAATATATGAGTTTTTATGTATTTATAGTGGGTATTTTAAAAAAAAATTCGAATGATTATCTATTTGTTACTTGATAAAAAAAATAGGAATAGTGTTACGAAAGTCAAAAGGAGGAGCCGTAATGTTTGAAATATAAAAAGATGTGGGGCCCGCTGCACTATTTACACAGTAGATTTTTTCTCTATATAAACGATCGATTTCGATCGTTTAGAAGAACACACCAAAAACTCTTCTCTTCTCCTTAATAAGAAACACTATCTCTCTATATCAGTGTTATTATTTGTACGGGTATAATATTTTGCCCTTATTCAAATTTCCGCGATATAATAAAATTCCAGTTCTTTTTATAACACGTTATCAGCACGATCACTCTGCGATTCGGTAAAATTTATTTGTATCATTTATACCCTGTTATAATGGTCGGTATACCGCCTCTACTATTATTTATATCATGTTATAATGGCCGGAATACCGCCTATATTATTTAATTAATTTAATGGTCGGCCGAGCCGCCTTATATCCTGTTTATTATTTATTGNNNNNNNNNNNNNNNNNNNNNNNNNNNNNNNNNNNNNNNNNNNNNNNNNNNNNNNNNNNNNNNNNNNNNNNNNNNNNNNNNNNNNNNNNNNNNNNNNNNNNNNNNNNNNNNNNNNNNNNNNNNNNNNNNNNNNNNNNNNNNNNNNNNNNNNNNNNNNNNNNNNNNNNNNNNNNNNNNNNNNNNNNNNNNNNNNNNNNNNNNNNNNNNNNNNNNNNNNNNNNNNNNNNNNNNNNNNNNNNNNNNNNNNNNNNNNNNNNNNNNNNNNNNNNNNNNNNNNNNNNNNNNNNNNNNNNNNNNNNNNNNNNNNNNNNNNNNNNNNNNNNNNNNNNNNNNNNNNNNNNNNNNNNNNNNNNNNNNNNNNNNNNNNNNNNNNNNNNNNNNNNNNNNNNNNNNNNNNNNNNNNNNNNNNNNNNNNNNNNNNNNNNNNNNNNNNNNNNNNNNNNNNNNNNNNNNNNNNNNNNNNNNNNNNNNNNNNNNNNNNNNNNNNNNNNNNNNNNNNNNNNNNNNNNNNNNNNNNNNNNNNNNNNNNNNNNNNNNNNNNNNNNNNNNNNNNNNNNNNNNNNNNNNNNNNNNNNNNNNNNNNNNNNNNNNNNNNNNNNNNNNNNNNNNNNNNNNNNNNNNNNNNNNNNNNNNNNNNNNNNNNNNNNNNNNNNNNNNNNNNNNNNNNNNNNNNNNNNNNNNNNNNNNNNNNNNNNNNNNNNNNNNNNNNNNNNNNNNNNNNNNNNNNNNNNNNNNNNNNNNNNNNNNNNNNNNNNNNNNNNNNNNNNNNNNNNNNNNNNNNNNNNNNNNNNNNNNNNNNNNNNNNNNNNNNNNNNNNNNNNNNNNNNNNNNNNNNNNNNNNNNNNNNNNNNNNNNNNNNNNNNNNNNNNNNNNNNNNNNNNNNNNNNNNNNNNNNNNNNNNNNNNNNNNNNNNNNNNNNNNNNNNNNNNNNNNNNNNNNNNNNNNNNNNNNNNNNNNNNNNNNNNNNNNNNNNNNNNNNNNNNNNNNNNNNNNNNNNNNNNNNNNNNNNNNNNNNNNNNNNNNNNNNNNNNNNNNNNNNNNNNNNNNNNNNNNNNNNNNNNNNNNNNNNNNNNNNNNNNNNNNNNNNNNNNNNNNNNNNNNNNNNNNNNNNNNNNNNNNNNNNNNNNNNNNNNNNNNNNNNNNNNNNNNNNNNNNNNNNNNNNNNNNNNNNNNNNNNNNNNNNNNNNNNNNNNNNNNNNNNNNNNNNNNNNNNNNNNNNNNNNNNNNNNNNNNNNNNNNNNNNNNNNNNNNNNNNNNNNNNNNNNNNNNNNNNNNNNNNNNNNNNNNNNNNNNNNNNNNNNNNNNNNNNNNNNNNNNNNNNNNNNNNNNNNNNNNNNNNNNNNNNNNNNNNNNNNNNNNNNNNNNNNNNNNNNNNNNNNNNNNNNNNNNNNNNNNNNNNNNNNNNNNNNNNNNNNNNNNNNNNNNNNNNNNNNNNNNNNNNNNNNNNNNNNNNNNNNNNNNNNNNNNNNNNNNNNNNNNNNNNNNNNNNNNNNNNNNNNNNNNNNNNNNNNNNNNNNNNNNNNNNNNNNNNNNNNNNNNNNNNNNNNNNNNNNNNNNNNNNNNNNNNNNNNNNNNNNNNNNNNNNNNNNNNNNNNNNNNNNNNNNNNNNNNNNNNNNNNNNNNNNNNNNNNNNNNNNNNNNNNNNNNNNNNNNNNNNNNNNNNNNNNNNNNNNNNNNNNNNNNNNNNNNNNNNNNNNNNNNNNNNNNNNNNNNNNNNNNNNNNNNNNNNNNNNNNNNNNNNNNNNNNNNNNNNNNNNNNNNNNNNNNNNNNNNNNNNNNNNNNNNNNNNNNNNNNNNNNNNNNNNNNNNNNNNNNNNNNNNNNNNNNNNNNNNNNNNNNNNNNNNNNNNNNNNNNNNNNNNNNNNNNNNNNNNNNNNNNNNNNNNNNNNNNNNNNNNNNNNNNNNNNNNNNNNNNNNNNNNNNNNNNNNNNNNNNNNNNNNNNNNNNNNNNNNNNNNNNNNNNNNNNNNNNNNNNNNNNNNNNNNNNNNNNNNNNNNNNNNNNNNNNNNNNNNNNNNNNNNNNNNNNNNNNNNNNNNNNNNNNNNNNNNNNNNNNNNNNNNNNNNNNNNNNNNNNNNNNNNNNNNNNNNNNNNNNNNNNNNNNNNNNNNNNNNNNNNNNNNNNNNNNNNNNNNNNNNNNNNNNNNNNNNNNNNNNNNNNNNNNNNNNNNNNNNNNNNNNNNNNNNNNNNNNNNNNNNNNNNNNNNNNNNNNNNNNNNNNNNNNNNNNNNNNNNNNNNNNNNNNNNNNNNNNNNNNNNNNNNNNNNNNNNNNNNNNNNNNNNNNNNNNNNNNNNNNNNNNNNNNNNNNNNNNNNNNNNNNNNNNNNNNNNNNNNNNNNNNNNNNNNNNNNNNNNNNNNNNNNNNNNNNNNNNNNNNNNNNNNNNNNNNNNNNNNNNNNNNNNNNNNNNNNNNNNNNNNNNNNNNNNNNNNNNNNNNNNNNNNNNNNNNNNNNNNNNNNNNNNNNNNNNNNNNNNNNNNNNNNNNNNNNNNNNNNNNNNNNNNNNNNNNNNNNNNNNNNNNNNNNNNNNNNNNNNNNNNNNNNNNNNNNNNNNNNNNNNNNNNNNNNNNNNNNNNNNNNNNNNNNNNNNNNNNNNNNNNNNNNNNNNNNNNNNNNNNNNNNNNNNNNNNNNNNNNNNNNNNNNNNNNNNNNNNNNNNNNNNNNNNNNNNNNNNNNNNNNNNNNNNNNNNNNNNNNNNNNNNNNNNNNNNNNNNNNNNNNNNNNNNNNNNNNNNNNNNNNNNNNNNNNNNNNNNNNNNNNNNNNNNNNNNNNNNNNNNNNNNNNNNNNNNNNNNNNNNNNNNNNNNNNNNNNNNNNNNNNNNNNNNNNNNNNNNNNNNNNNNNNNNNNNNNNNNNNNNNNNNNNNNNNNNNNNNNNNNNNNNNNNNNNNNNNNNNNNNNNNNNNNNNNNNNNNNNNNNNNNNNNNNNNNNNNNNNNNNNNNNNNNNNNNNNNNNNNNNNNNNNNNNNNNNNNNNNNNNNNNNNNNNNNNNNNNNNNNNNNNNNNNNNNNNNNNNNNNNNNNNNNNNNNNNNNNNNNNNNNNNNNNNNNNNNNNNNNNNNNNNNNNNNNNNNNNNNNNNNNNNNNNNNNNNNNNNNNNNNNNNNNNNNNNNNNNNNNNNNGAGTGTTACGAAAGTAAACAAAAGCGGCCACCGTAATGTTTGAAATAATTAAAGATGTGGGTCCCGCTGCACTATTTGCACAGTAAATTTTCTTCTATATATACGAACGTTTGCGTTCGTTTATAATGCACACCTAAAAACACTTCTATTCTATTCTCTCTCTGTATCAGTGTTGTTTCTTTCTACGGGTATAAAATTTTGCCCTTATTTAAATTCCTGCGATACAAATAAATTCCAGTTCTTTTTATAACAGCCACGACTTTTATTTCTTTAGGACTAACTAAACCAATCTGCAAATCTAACTAATTTTTTTCCGGACCATTCATCTTCCTATCAACCTTGTATTTTGTTTTTTTTCGGTGAAGCAAAAAAAAATATTTCCTACTCTCAATTCATCGACCTTAGAGCATGCGCAACAAGGAATCATTGGCTCGAATCCATAAAAAAGAAATATTAAAATATCAGTGTAAGGCACAAATTTTGTAAGGATCAATCCGAAAAATCCTAACATAAAGATTGATCCTAGGTGCTTTTCGTTACTGTGTTGTGGCCCTATGATACATGGCGGCTCATGATTGATCCGTTTTTTTTTAGTTAAACGAAAAAGAAAAAAAAGAAAAAATAATTAAAAATTAACATTGGAAATCGAGCTCTCCAGGTCCACCATTGCAGGTGCCCTTAACGGTATATCTTCGTATCAAAGAGCGTAAGTGGATCCGCTTAATTTTTTCAAGGTTAGAGTCTCCAAAATAGCACATTTCTAAGTTTATGTCACAAAAATAGCTCTCAAACACTAAAATGACCAAAATAGCATTTTATCTTTTGAAAAATTTAATTTTTTTTTATTTTTCAAAATTTGAAATCTTATCCCAAAACCATACTCCCCAACTCTAAACCCTAAACTCTAAACTCTAAACCCTAAATCCTAAACCCCACCCCTTAACTCTAAACCCTAAACCCTAAACCCTAGATACCACCTCTAAACCCTAAATCCTAAACCCTAAACCCTAAACCCTAAACCTTAAACCCTAAATCCTAAACCCCACCCCTTAACTCTAAACCCTAAACCCTAAACCCTAGATACCACCTCTAAACCCTAAATCCTAAACCCTAAACCCTAAACCCTAAACCTTAAACCCTAAATCCTAAACCCCACCCCTTAACTCTAAACCCTAATGTCTAAATTAATTTACCATTGGGGGATAAATTTATATTTATCTCTTTTGATAAAACATTAAATGTTATTTTGGTCATTTTTATTCTTATATACTATATTTGTGACAAAAACATTTTTAGTGCTATCCTAGTCATTTTCTCTTTTTTTTTCAGATCCGTGTAATAATTGTTTCATACATATTGATTAGGTAATTCACATAGTCAAGGATAATCGGTGATTGTAAAGATTGAAACTCGCTTTAAAAAACCTTCGGCGAAGATGAATGTTGATTCTATATTAGAGAAGTCAGATTGACTTAATTGCAGAATCTTCGTTTATATGCTAGAACAACAAAGTATTGTGATAATAGGAGTCACAGAATCGACATTGCAAGTTAAATTCAGATAATCTAATATTAGATGAATACTATTCCGAGTTTGGGCCAATTTTTCTCATATCTTATTTGCTTTCATACATTCAGTATTAGTAGTATCGACACACTACTCTTACTGGAGTAAGAGAGGGACAATATTGATTTATACAAAAGCAAGACTAAAGGGAGAAGGACAGAAAAGATGAGAATCAGTTGTTAAAACTCATAGTGAAGGACAAAAGACATGGTACGTAATTGTTAAACATTTATGCCCTTTCATAATATGTCATATGTTTTATAAAAAGAAACTATATCTTTATTTTTAAATGAATTATGTTGAACTTTTATACAATCTATAATAATATTTGACCTTTTGAATGTTTAGCACGATATTGGAGTTCTGAGAACCAAGTTTCAGCAAACCAGCTGCAAGCTGCAAATGAAGACAACAACCTTGCCGACCAATAGAAACAGAAAACGGTTAGTAATTACTTATTTATCTTACCTAATACATAAGATGATAGTAATATAGAACGATTTAGAATAAGTTAGAAGATTGAAAGAACCTTTCCTTAACTATATATGTTTGGTTTCATCTTGACTAAGTGATGCATTTCTAGGTACATGTTAATGATAGTCTTATATAAGACCAACATTTAAAGTAAAATAAATTCAAATAACCTTCTGA
It encodes:
- the LOC106314737 gene encoding uncharacterized protein LOC106314737, which encodes MNSLYSNIYHVLNIKKEYPREDIQAEIVPWILWRLWKNRNELLFKGKEFEAGSLILKAREDLEEWQGSCQAKITAAEKIEAKRATTSVQTHTWKPPPTDWLKCNSDGAWHQNRETSGLGWICRDAIGHVLWAEARAVTKMDSSILTEAEALRWGAETLAGFGYKNVIFETDSLSLVKMINGNEEVWPVLQPTVEMIRHALLRIQSYEVRFYPRGGNKAADRIAKETITFVFNVPQLYSVVPLWLNYHVRSDKTVYTSNIG